The Erythrolamprus reginae isolate rEryReg1 chromosome 5, rEryReg1.hap1, whole genome shotgun sequence genome window below encodes:
- the LOC139167497 gene encoding phospholipase A2 inhibitor alpha-like protein isoform X2: MHLILLSSLLLLGLSLANGHDTDPEGEVLNSLVETVARLEKKIKQVENSFMSVHRARTFGSGSERLYVTNKQEGNYDTLATICALAGGHVPSPQLPSENKAFASVLERHNKSAFLDVRDSARFINWAEGEPNNADGTKPCVVADPQGGKWHSASCGILGLLVCEFSFI, translated from the exons ATGCATCTGATCCTGCTGTCCAGTCTTCTCCTCTTGGGATTATCTCTGGCCAACGGACATGACACGGATCCCGAAGGAGAAG tgCTGAATTCTCTGGTTGAAACCGTAGCGAGACttgaaaaaaagataaaacaggTGGAAAATTCCTTCATGTCAGTTCACAGAG CGAGAACCTTTGGAAGTGGCAGCGAAAGACTTTACGTGACTAACAAGCAAGAAGGAAATTACGATACGCTAGCGACAATATGTGCCCTCGCTGGAGGCCATGTTCCTTCCCCTCAACTCCCAAGTGAGAATAAGGCCTTCGCAAGTGTTTTGGAAAGGCACAACAAATCGGCCTTTCTTGACGTCCGCGACTCGGCCAGGTTCATCAACTGGGCTGAGGGAGAACCAAACAACGCGGATGGAACCAAGCCGTGCGTGGTGGCTGATCCACAGGGCGGGAAGTGGCACTCGGCGTCGTGTGGGATACTCGGCTTATTGGTGTGTGAATTTTCTTTCATTTGA
- the LOC139167497 gene encoding phospholipase A2 inhibitor alpha-like protein isoform X1, with protein MDCTGYTVKEMHLILLSSLLLLGLSLANGHDTDPEGEVLNSLVETVARLEKKIKQVENSFMSVHRARTFGSGSERLYVTNKQEGNYDTLATICALAGGHVPSPQLPSENKAFASVLERHNKSAFLDVRDSARFINWAEGEPNNADGTKPCVVADPQGGKWHSASCGILGLLVCEFSFI; from the exons ATGGATTGTACAGGTTATACGGTCAAAGAGATGCATCTGATCCTGCTGTCCAGTCTTCTCCTCTTGGGATTATCTCTGGCCAACGGACATGACACGGATCCCGAAGGAGAAG tgCTGAATTCTCTGGTTGAAACCGTAGCGAGACttgaaaaaaagataaaacaggTGGAAAATTCCTTCATGTCAGTTCACAGAG CGAGAACCTTTGGAAGTGGCAGCGAAAGACTTTACGTGACTAACAAGCAAGAAGGAAATTACGATACGCTAGCGACAATATGTGCCCTCGCTGGAGGCCATGTTCCTTCCCCTCAACTCCCAAGTGAGAATAAGGCCTTCGCAAGTGTTTTGGAAAGGCACAACAAATCGGCCTTTCTTGACGTCCGCGACTCGGCCAGGTTCATCAACTGGGCTGAGGGAGAACCAAACAACGCGGATGGAACCAAGCCGTGCGTGGTGGCTGATCCACAGGGCGGGAAGTGGCACTCGGCGTCGTGTGGGATACTCGGCTTATTGGTGTGTGAATTTTCTTTCATTTGA